In Mycobacterium sp. ITM-2016-00317, the genomic window AGCCGTCGTCGGTCGCGCAGGTGCGTGGCTCGGTGGTGCACGCGGCGCTGGAGGACCTCTACCAGCTGCCCGCGGCCGACCGCGTGCCGGAGACGGCGGCCGCCCTGGTGGCCCCGGCCTGGGAGCGAGTGCTGGCCGAGCGGCCCTCGCTGGCCGCCGACATCGAGCCCGGTCTGCGCGCCGGACTGCTCGAGCAGGCGCGCGTGTTGTTGTCGGGCTACTACCGGCTCGAAGACCCCACCCGATTCGACCCGCAGAGCTGCGAACAGCGGGTCGAGGTCGAACTGGCCGACGGCACGCTGCTGCGCGGCTTCGTCGACCGCATCGACGTCGCGGCGACCGGCGAGGTGCGGGTCGTCGACTACAAGACCGGCAAAGCCCCATCGGAAGCCTGGGCGCTGGCCGAGTTCAAGGCCATGTTCCAGATGAAGTTCTATGCGGTGGCACTGCTGCGCTCGCGCGGGGTGATGCCCACCCGGCTGCGTCTGCTCTACCTGGCCGACAGCCAGGTTCTGGACTACAGCCCGACCCTCGACGAGCTGGAACGCTTCGAGAAGACGCTGATGGCGATCTGGCGGGCCATCCAGGCCGCCGGTGCGACAGGAGATTTCCGGCCGAATCCGTCGAAGCTGTGCGACTGGTGCGCCCACCGCGCCCACTGCCCGGCCTTCGGCGGCACTCCCCCGCCGTATCCGGGTTGGCCCGAGGTGCTCGAGGACGGCGACCCCGACGCGGTGCTGCGCGCGGAGCCGGCTGCATGATCGACTGTCTGTACCGTCGGCTGCCGGCCGACGGTGACTACGCCGTGTTCGAGTCCACCGAGGGCACGTGCAGCAACTGGGATCCGCGGATCCAACACGGCTCGCCGCCGCTGGCTCTGCTGACCAAGGCCGTCGAGGAGCTCGCCGACGGCACGGGACTGCGGATCGGCCGGCTCACCCTCGACATCC contains:
- a CDS encoding RecB family exonuclease — translated: MTEPTTEVRRPALSPSRASDFKQCPLLYRFRAIDRLPEPSSVAQVRGSVVHAALEDLYQLPAADRVPETAAALVAPAWERVLAERPSLAADIEPGLRAGLLEQARVLLSGYYRLEDPTRFDPQSCEQRVEVELADGTLLRGFVDRIDVAATGEVRVVDYKTGKAPSEAWALAEFKAMFQMKFYAVALLRSRGVMPTRLRLLYLADSQVLDYSPTLDELERFEKTLMAIWRAIQAAGATGDFRPNPSKLCDWCAHRAHCPAFGGTPPPYPGWPEVLEDGDPDAVLRAEPAA